TAGCCAACATGTCCCAGACGATTTAAGTCTTGATTCCTCTAAGCAAACCGATGTTGAACAAGTTGCCCTCGCATACATGCAAAGACAGATATGGCTGCTCAAAAACTAGTCCCTGCAAACCAGAGATGAGGTTAGCATGTCGGTTAAACACcaggaataataataataataataataatagtgaatCCGCCTGAAAATATAAACATGTACAAACAAGAGCACAACACGATAAGAGAAGTGAATAGAAAATATGGTTATCCTCCAGAGCAAGAGAGGACAATAGATCTAATTGATATTCTGGATGAGAGATGTATCCACTGATCTAcctctaacccccccccccccccccccccaaatagcATTCATCCCAATAACAGATATATACAGTAATGACAGCAAAACAGCAGGAGTGGAAGTGGTTTAACCCTCTCTGGTTGCTAGTAAGCTGAAATGTACCATCTCTCAAGGGATTGACAAGAGGAGACACTTGTAGAAACTGACAAAAGGTCTCAAAAACATTAATTGGAAACAGGTCGAGATGTGTTATGGTGGCAGAATAGTAGGAGGGGCTCTTTAAAGGTGAGTTCAGCCTACAGAAGAATGAAACAGTCCAATCTACAGCTACATATCTGGAAAACAAAAAACCACCACTGAGTTGCTTGCTTTGTATGGTTGCTGGCTAAGGAAGCAGTACTGACACAAGACAATTTGCTGAGAAGAGGGTTGCCTTTATGTTCCAGATGTTTCTTTTGTGGTGAAGATGCAGAAACAGTTAACCATCTATTTCTACACTGCAAGATTACAGGACAGCCAAGGCATTTCATGGACTATGCCTGGAATGATACAGAAGCACTTCAGAGTTGGGAGGAAGCAGGTTTGCAGGCAAAGAACAAAGGTAGATGGAGAATTATCCCAGCATGTATTTAATGGACTATTTGGAAGGAGGGGAATTCCAGATGTTGAGAATGTAGAAAATAGTATGCAAAAGATCAAGCTGAATTGTATTTTGATCTTATGCTTTTGGTGTAATCAGGTGACTGTTTCCATCATTGATGTTTTAGATTCAATATAGGAACAGGACAGTAGAGTGATGGAGTTtttatgtaaatatggtttcagtacAACCCATGTACTGTTTTGCTCTAATGAAATAATACAGTTAccagtttccaaaaaaaaaaaaaaaaaaagatacatgCAATGCACAAAAACTAATTAACAAATTTCAACAAAGATAGCCTGTTAAGGAAGATATTTCAACATATTCCAGACTACAATTCTACTTCACTGTCAGATAGACAGACATTTGGAGTGTGTTTTTGAATCTTTTAGGGTTAGTTGGGTAATGCCCTACACTGTTAAGGACCCTTGTGCTAGCTGGGGGCTCTGGAGAGTTGGCAATTCAGTCAAGATGATATGGCAAATGGTTCCGGCCTGCATCTTTTGGTGTATTTGGAAGGAGAGAAATCTCAGATGCTCTGAGAGAATCACTACTCCCATATATGTGCTAAGGCTATATGGGGGCTCTGGAGAGTTGGCAATTCAGTGAAGATGATATGGCAAATGGTTACGGCCTGCAGCTTCTGCTGTATTTGGGAGGAGAGAAATCTCAGATGATCTGAGAGAATCACTACTCCCATCTATGTGCTAAGGCTAAGATGTCTCGAGAGTCTTTTTTGTTGCTGTAGAGTTGAAACAGTAATTAGTATTGATCAATTTAAGGATTTTGTTAGCTCCTTGAATTACACGTAGTGATTACAGAAACATTGTACAGGAGCTATTTTCCACTAAGCTGCTGCAACTTTTAAGCACAGACCTCGTTAAtcaatttaaaatattaaatttctaaaaatgcaACACAGTTTCAAGTTTTTTAAAATCGGGATTATTTTATACTGAAATTTATAATTTGTTGTTCTAAAATCAGTAACCTattcattcataacattttctaTATTATAGTTTACTTTAGAGCTCTGTATTTGAGATGGCTTTATTTATGAGGGTGATCAGAGTACTTCATCCGTGGATCAAGGTGGGAGTGACAAATTTAGTCACAATTCTAATCAAcacactaccctccccagaccccacttgtgggattaccgtgggtatgttgttgttgttgttgttgtataaggAGAGCATTTTTAATTATCCATGTCACAACTACTTTTACAACTAAAATCTACTGCAGGAAAAAGCAATAAAAGATCAATCTACATAAACATAATAATTAAGGCAAGGATCATAAAGCTTACCAGTACTTGATCAAACCATCCCAACCACAAGTAGCAACTTTACTTTGTTCCAGAGGATGCCACTCTGCACCAATACAGACCCCTTCATGACATTTGAGAGTTCTGAAGACCTTACACGATTTCCAATCCCAAAACCAGCATCTGCCTTCACCATCTCCTGACAAGACAAACCGTCCATCAGGTGAAAAATTGACCTGGCAAGCATAACCAGCGACAATGTGTCCAGcaaatcttttctttttattcagCTGAAATCTCTCTCGCGTACTATAAATAAGAATCTGATTATCCAAACTTTGTGCTGCAATCCAATTCCCATTTGGATGGGGCGAAATAGACGGCATGGAATGCATATGGGGTTCACTTATATACTTAATAACAACCGGAATACCATATTCCCAAACACGAAGTGATTTATCATCACTAGAGGTCACAAACCTCCTATTATTATCCACAAAGGTAATTGTATTAACTGCCCCCAGATGTTGATCATACTCTTGTGTAATCTGTCCACTGTTTATATCCCACTGCACAATCTTCTTGTCACTCATACCAGCCAAAAGTACATTCTGCTTATCCTCGTCAGGGTTAAGCCTCACCACATAGGGTATCTTACCCGTCGTGAACGTTTGGATCACTTGTCCTGTTTCTGTATCCCAATACTTAATGTACTTATCATACGAAGCTGTCAAAAACTTCGACCCATCATTACTAAACCAAATATCCCTCACTGCTTTCGAATGTCCCATGTAAGTCCTCATACACTTACCGGAATTGTAAACATCCCAAATCTTCACCTTTGTATCCATCCCAGCTGACAAAATCAAATGACCATGCTTAGGGAAAAATCTAATAGCTGAAACCCCTTTCGTATGTCCACTCCAAGTATGAACCAATCTTTTCGGTATATAACAATGATCATTAGCAGCCTTTGCATCCTTAGGTGGCGCAATCCACGACCTACCCTGATAATCTTTTTCCTCTTTACCATGAAATGTACTCTTTTCAAGTAAAGGTTCCGCCTTTTCTCTATCGCCGCCTCTTTCTTCACTCTTCTTCTTAGCATACTCTTCAGCATACTTTTTCTGTTCCTCAGTTAATTCAACTTGtaacccttctttctttccaGCCCATGGACTCTTCCTATTCCTCATTAACCACGTATCAGTCGACGGATTCTCAACTTCCGATACATCCACATCCACCTCATCACCTTCCTCCtccattttttccttctttttctctaATTTCCTCTTCTTCTGTTCACGTTGTGCTACATTATACACCGAAATCGCATCACATTCCTTCATTTTCTCCAAATCACCAATATAACTATTCTCAGAAGGATCAACAGCATACCCATATTTCTGAAAAGTATTATACTGCTCATCAAACACAAACGGTTCAATTGACGCGTTTTCAACAAACCCTAATTTATGATTTCGGAGCCCTTGGGCTAACCCGTCTTTAGCATAGGGGTGAGCTGGACCGATAATTGGGGCCCATAGTTGTTCGTAAGTCGGGTTGAATCCGACGAGGTGTTGGGTCGGGTCAAGGGGTTTGGATTGAGCTCTGGCAGCGCCGCCGGCAACTGTTAGGGCTAACATGGTGTCGTCGACTTTAGGGGCG
Above is a genomic segment from Lycium barbarum isolate Lr01 chromosome 12, ASM1917538v2, whole genome shotgun sequence containing:
- the LOC132623630 gene encoding uncharacterized protein LOC132623630 isoform X1 is translated as MDLIQSYDDDEIPKSPNPNSDQNPSPDSSPVRILPSKSAAPKVDDTMLALTVAGGAARAQSKPLDPTQHLVGFNPTYEQLWAPIIGPAHPYAKDGLAQGLRNHKLGFVENASIEPFVFDEQYNTFQKYGYAVDPSENSYIGDLEKMKECDAISVYNVAQREQKKRKLEKKKEKMEEEGDEVDVDVSEVENPSTDTWLMRNRKSPWAGKKEGLQVELTEEQKKYAEEYAKKKSEERGGDREKAEPLLEKSTFHGKEEKDYQGRSWIAPPKDAKAANDHCYIPKRLVHTWSGHTKGVSAIRFFPKHGHLILSAGMDTKVKIWDVYNSGKCMRTYMGHSKAVRDIWFSNDGSKFLTASYDKYIKYWDTETGQVIQTFTTGKIPYVVRLNPDEDKQNVLLAGMSDKKIVQWDINSGQITQEYDQHLGAVNTITFVDNNRRFVTSSDDKSLRVWEYGIPVVIKYISEPHMHSMPSISPHPNGNWIAAQSLDNQILIYSTRERFQLNKKKRFAGHIVAGYACQVNFSPDGRFVLSGDGEGRCWFWDWKSCKVFRTLKCHEGVCIGAEWHPLEQSKVATCGWDGLIKYWD
- the LOC132623630 gene encoding uncharacterized protein LOC132623630 isoform X2, with the protein product MDLIQSYDDDEIPKSPNPNSDQNPSPDSSPVRILPSKSAAPKVDDTMLALTVAGGAARAQSKPLDPTQHLVGFNPTYEQLWAPIIGPAHPYAKDGLAQGLRNHKLGFVENASIEPFVFDEQYNTFQKYGYAVDPSENSYIGDLEKMKECDAISVYNVAQREQKKRKLEKKKEKMEEEGDEVDVDVSEVENPSTDTWLMRNRKSPWAGKKEGLQVELTEEQKKYAEEYAKKKSEERGGDREKAEPLLEKSTFHGKEEKDYQGRSWIAPPKDAKAANDHCYIPKRLVHTWSGHTKGVSAIRFFPKHGHLILSAGMDTKVKIWDVYNSGKCMRTYMGHSKAVRDIWFSNDGSKFLTASYDKYIKYWDTETGQVIQTFTTGKIPYVVRLNPDEDKQNVLLAGMSDKKIVQWDINSGQITQEYDQHLGAVNTITFVDNNRRFVTSSDDKSLRVWEYGIPVVIKYISEPHMHSMPSISPHPNGNWIAAQSLDNQILIYSTRERFQLNKKKRFAGHIVAGYACQVNFSPDGRFVLSGDGEGRCWFWDWKSCKVFRTLKCHEGVCIGAEWHPLEQSKVATCGWDGLIKYW